Part of the Prunus dulcis chromosome 8, ALMONDv2, whole genome shotgun sequence genome is shown below.
TGGTACGATACCAACTTTGGCAAACGATAATCCCATATCGATTTTAATTTCCGATATCAGTAGCGGTACGAACTCAATACAGTACCGTACCGTACCTTGCCCACCCCTAATTTCAAGTATTGCTTAGTGCGAGACTGATTGTTAAAATTCAACTTCTCAAACATTGATTACTATTCAACGCATTGCACTGTGCATCTTCCTTTCTGCTGTTGTATTATTCAGCCAAAACTGTCTTCTTTTTCACAGAGGCTCAAGTACCTTACCTCACCCTTCTTTTCatttagggagattcactgttatatataatatagggggtcaaattataaaaaaaaactctatatgaaatggattttagaaacacacccgaagtttatttacaacataacaaaaaagctttgaacttcttttaaattacaaaactgccattgatttcttaaaacaaacccaaccctaaaacctcataaaaaaacccaacacaCTCAATAggacatcaaagtaatttaataatcaaaattaaattcaatagaaCCAACTATCAAttgttaggtttttttttatttttattttttattttatagaaattaaatggtgtagaatttatttatagttttagtgctaaaaatgggtatatgactaaatatctctttaaTTAACAAATCTCAGTATTATTTACCAATAATTAACCCATTCTTCAAGGCTTCAACTTCAAGCCATATCTATTTCCAAGATAGAAGGTCATGAACACTGCCTCAAGGAAAAAGGAGGCCATTGGAAAGcatacataaatacataacgTGTCATCTCACATTGTTTATGCATCAATCTCATGGGAAAACCAGAAAAATATACAAACCACAAGCAGGAAGTAGAGtggaataaaagaaagatgtGGAGCAAGGACCACATAGCTCAAGTGGTCATCCGAGGTCTTAAGTTTAATTTCCCCCTCCTCCATtatcgtttgtataaaaaataaaaataaaaaaataaaaaagagagtaaagaATGGAAGAACATACGACATAAACAATTTGTTCCTTAAAACAAGGGCCGAACTAGTGATTTGAATTCCCCATTTTACAACATATGAATAAATTTTAGAAGCTCTGACAGTGCAACACAACGGTATTATAGACTTCAAGTCAATACAATATTCAATTCATATATAAGAACTTCATATCAATCTCCCAGTTTCGTTTGACAGGTTAAACATGAGCAGCAGCAGTTTTACTTTTAATCACACCGTTACAATACATAACACACAAACactaaaaaagaatataaaatttgTGACTGCGCAAGCTACGGGGAATAACATAATTCTTCCAAGGTTTTAGGAGACGAAGAGATCACTGAAAACTCATTAATTCCAAACTATAaagaggagaaaagaaaaagaaaaaaaaaatacacacaaagcatcttcaatttaaaagaACATCAGATTTGTGAGTTCTCTGGATTATGGGGCACAACATCAGTCATTCTTCAAAGGTTTTAGGAGAAGAGGAAACTActaaaaattcattaaatcCAAATcataaggagaaaaaaaaaaaaaaaaaaaaaactaacacaTTAATTACGACAAAATAATGAACAATGCAGTCACACATGAAGGAGACtagcaaacaaaacaatgtcCCCAAACCCAGAgtgacaaaattgaaacccaCAGCAACCTGATATAGACATAAATGCTCAGTTGGCCGAACATAGTGAGAAACAGTACTCCTTGCTACGGTGGTGTTCTGCATGGACTCAAAAACcgcttttcttcttccagaAATAAGTAAATCAACCAAACAAGCTCTGTTAGCGGTAAGTTACCTGATGCATTATTGCATCTAAAAGAGAGGTGAAGCTCAAATCATCATCAGGTAAAAGCCAAACTACATAATCACACATGAACAACTTCTTTCATTCCCATTGTCGAATTCATCATCTGATCCATCCAATTCACTGCCAATTTGATCATGGTTCCATCTcagaaatatatttaaatgaagtaggaaaaaggaaaatgaaagagaaaagaaacacaaaaatatgTACTTACTGCATCACACTGAATGCAAGAAAACATCTtacaagataataaataaCGTATACAATGTAAAATTTAACCATCAAAATATGAGACAGGAAATAATAAACAAGTATTCGCCAAGTATAATCAAGAGCACAATGATTGTAGTGAATCCTTGTTgcttgtttttcaatttttcttcctaGAAGTTGAGTGCTGGTTATTTTTGGCATACTTGAAGAGTAAAGTATCTGAAGCTGGTAATGGCaccaatttaatattattttcttattatgGGAAACGTGTACTTTTATCGGATAAAGTTGAACAAGATGTTCATAAGagctcaaaattaaaaaaaccagaaacaCAAGAGGAAATATATTAGCAATCAGCTTGTAGCTCCAAACCAACCAAGATGGATTAGCAGAAACCAACGACCCTAAAAAGCTTTGACATTGCATAGATGTTAAAAATCTAATTGTTTCCATAACAAAGCCACTTCCGCCACCTTGTCTAAGTCTTCAAATTTCTGTTGTTTCTGCTAGACAACCACTATATCCCAAAAGTATATGTTGCTAAGAAACAGGCCAATAATGTATATCGAGCCAACACTCGTCAGCCCTATTCTGCACATGGAGAGGTAGATACAAGTAGACATACAGAAGCATATAGGTACAGCCCACCACCCTATACATTGCAAATTAACAAGCAAACGGGGGATGCAGGATTGGATGTTTAGATCCCATATGCTCCTACAACCaaagctctgataccatatcAGATCACCACTGGAACTCAAAAGCTAAGTTATTAAAGAATGGACCTTATCAAGCCAACAACTTCTATCCAAACACTATAAAAGTAGGCTAAAACCGCACATCTTCAAAGACTAACAGCCTTGTCATTAAACCCAAAAACTAAGCCACATCCATCAAGGAATAGAAATCTCTTGGCAAAACCCACACCACTATGAATGCTGGAAGCAACCCAACGCAAACTTGCATGGGACATGCAAAGGGATATGACCAACACTCTCCACTCACCTTGGCACATAATGCACCAATGGGGGGTTACAAGCAAAAGATCTTAAAACTCCTTcctctttatttttctctcaatACTCTTGGACCCCTTTATCGCAATTAAAACTAAGCACAAAATTTATCTGcgctgaaaaaaaaagggcccATGAGACATAGTAATCTTATCAGTCAAAAACTTCAACAAGCTCAATCATAACACCTTTGCTGAATTCTTATAAAGTTTTGTAACCAACTTATAAGTTTGTAATCGTTAACTTGCCAATATTGGAGATTCACGGGGATCAAATAAATACATGTAGCCTTAGTTCAAGCATTAACAACCCCATTGATAAATAACTTCTATAAATTGTGTCATGAAATCGGCCCTGATCACTTCCCAACTACACTAAAAAACTACCCTCGAGGTATATCCTTACCATAATCAAACGCATCCCTTCTGCTTCATCCTGAGGAAAATCCAACCTTGTAGCTTTCTACTCACTAATTGGACACCCATCTAAATACCCACCCTAAATTTCACCCTCTCACATATGCATTGATATCGCTTTAAACATTATATGTGCGAGGTCAAAGATGCATTAAACATCACAATATCGAAGTTCATTAAGAGTGATTCAACTGTTATATTCCAGCAGTTGGGAAAACACCCAACTAGAACCCAGAAATGAGGTTTAGTTTCTGGAAAGCCTGCAGTTGTCAATACATAGTTGACTCTAAATGTGCCTGATGGCCTAAGTAAAGATAAATTTAGGAAATTGTGATATGTAATActtaacataaaattttaaatacctGGGCTCAAATTCCCTGATCTCAACAAGCTCACTCCCACAAGTATCTGTCCACTGCACTTTCCTCCTTTCTGCATTATCAGGAGTGTCGCTACATGTTTCACTCAATGCTTCACGTTCATTAGCACTCTCAACAGAAACTGGAGTTCTTTTTGATGGCTTTTTCAGGCTGCTTTTAAGAACAACTTTTATTGAATTATGATCATCGTCAGTGTCAGCAGTGTGATCCTTGCCTTTATCAGAAACTAGAGACCCGGGCAAGATATCCTGCTGTTGGGCAGGGCCCACTTTAAGAGGAGATGGAGTGTCAAGCCCGGCGGAAGCGCGACCAAAGCAGACAAAGGAGGCGCACCCGCGGGAAAGTCGGTCCTTTGTGGAAGCCAGCTGGAGGTCAGTGTCAGATTCTTGGTCCACCAACTGGTACTGATTCCACGGCGAAACTCTCATGGGTTTATCTTCGTTTTTCTGACCCAAGAGAAGAAGGGCCAGGCCTTTGCTATACCCAGAAGCTGAAGATGAGAAGAACCCTCCTCCTTCTACTGCCAATAACATCAGTTCTGCTCATTTGGTCACCAAAATGTGTTTCCCATACAGTTAGCCTCTCCTCAGAAGAACCAAAGCCACCTGACTTCCATCCACCAGCAACTCACTGCAGAATAGTGACAAAGTATCAGCATTTGCATTGTTGGCATTCTACCAACTAATCCAGTTCCCAGCTTTAAAAAACTGTACATataacataatataatatattggGCCAAGTAAGTAATGTATTTCCGCAGTTGAATGTTTTCCACACACAAGGGCGCACACACATATAGTAGGCCTCTTAAATGAAGGGGTCCTAATTTCTGGAAATCACATGTTCAAATACATGTAATGTGGTCCAATGATATGaaccattaattttttggtCCATGTTCAAATACCtcctaaaaaaaaatcagtcaAATCGGACACCATTGAGTTATTTAACAATGGCCAAACAAATAGATGAACACTATGTTTCGGATAAACAGAACTGATCGTGATGATAATCAAACGGCAAAAATAGACATTTTGGATCACTGGAGTGCATTGCTATATGTACACAAATCTTGTGGTCTTTCTCTTATGTGGTCTGATGATCTGAATCGTCCACATTTTAAGTTCCCATTAAAGATCATCCTTGTAAAAGatcaaaaaaattggaaatctTTAAGTCATTTAATTATCATCAGAATCAGTCATGAGTTAGTAAAAAACACTGTACTTCTATACTTCTTTTATGAAAACTAGataactcaaaaaataaaaataaaaattgtttatttgttgCAGGGATCCTTCAAACAGAACCCCTATTTGGATCACTGGACCACATGAAGAGGTGGccctttttaaaaatgacGGCATGTGGTTAAAGAAAGATCGTGTCTGTAGTAATGTTCTCTTGTAAGACAACTGACAAGTTTTCTGGCGACATGATCAATCAAGACCATTGATCAAATAGAATCATGTCTGAATGTGTCATTCTAATTGACAATTTCATATTCTGATACAACAAATTGTTTGAGAATATTACCCTATACACATATATAGATACATACATCCAaatattatacataaatacatatacatatacatatacatatacacatacGTACATACGTACATACGTACATACCCATGAAAATTTACTCTTGCAAGAAAGTCATCTCATGTTGCGAAATTATGAACTATAACTGTTGAATAAGCGGAATCATGCTTGAATCTAAGAAGATGCTTTAAAATAAACTCAATTTAGATAAAAATGATCAACAAGGTCTTCCTAAGAAGATGTTTAATTTATTGGGAAATAGAGAATTACCAATACCAAAAATCGCACACATGCAGTTAAGTATGAATATCTCAATCATCTCATAATTTAGTGCAGCTCCAAGAAAACTATTACAAACTCACTAAAAATAGTAAACAATACAAGAAACAGTTATCTTTAGCCATCACAGCACTccagttaatttttttatttactgtCATTAAAAGAAACCAACAGTGACTAATTACCCTCATATAAATCAGTATCATAAAcagttaaataattttattagttcctattatagaaatttaaaaaaaaataaaaacagagaagTATAAATCAGCTCAATTTAAATTCCCGAATTGCTATGTTTGCTTGCAAAGACAGCACATGAAAGatcaaagaaaaggaaattcaGATTATGAATCTGAAGCTTCTCATATAAAAGAGAAGAACGCAATTTGTTGGCATAATTGAGCTAAATTTGACTTTTCAAGAAAAACCATGGTgcaaactttattttcttttcacttgCCACACTTTCTTGCGCAACAAACGGAAAATCAGATCaagagaaatgaagaagagTCAGCAGCACTACCTGAAAGTGTTGGAAATCCAAGAGGTAGAGATCTCCAGGTGTTAGGTGGTCGTCGAATCGGCGGCTGTGACTTCTTCGATCGCGGCTTATACTAAAAAATCGGTGATGAATcggggagagggagagagagagagagagagagagagaaatgaataaaaaagaaaagaaaaagaaaagaaaaggaaaaaaagaaagaaaaagaaaaggagggTTTACTTATGGTTGGTATTATTTAAAGGTGGATAGGATAGTGACTCTCAAGAAAGCATGACAGCGATGGGCCCtcattaatttgtttctgttttccttttctacaCTCACTTTTGTCATTTGGGAAAGTAGGATCCATTGCTCTCTTGCTCCCAATTTTTTGAGAGTATCTCACTTGAGTATTTGTAAAGAGGTTATAGTTTTCAACTATTTGTCTAATCACGTAGTTTAGGGAAATTGTAAATCACTAATATCTCCCAACACAATTCTCCAATATCTAATAAAGAGTAGAGTTGTATTGTTTAAAGTTCGATTCGTTTAAGATTAAAGAATtcttaattataataaattgTTACAAATTATAAGGGAAAAACTCTTttgatttattgtttatttgtGATTTTAGTTTGGTTGATTGGAAATAGTAATTTGAAGTGTTTGGGGCGAAGTTGATTGAGATGAATCATAGATTCTGTTTTGGTTGAATTTAGTGAAACATGGATTTTGTTTGGGGTCCAATTGCATTTAGATTTGAGTATAGATTACCTACATAATTTTTTCGGGATCAAACTACATGTAGTCCAAATAAAATTAGGTGGTTTTATACCACACTTGGAATGTGAGTTATAAATGTGGGTATTAATgggcatttttgttttgagtccATTAAtctaaactccactatttgcCAATTAAAAGTGGCACAAGTTCATCGAGCTTTGGTTTCGATTTATTAGATGGTGCGAATCCATTGGGAGGTGATAGGATCCTTGTAGCAGTCAATGGCCTTGACTTGAGTAAGGCTCAATCAACTCAATCTCATGAAATATTTTGGGGTTAGATATTCTTCTAGTATAAGGAGAAGTTATACGAGACAATGAAAGGCAACATtcttgagaagaagaagaaatttacGGCTCTTCAATGGGATATAGCAGGACTCGCATCCCCTTTAAACACAAAGGAGAAAGCAATCAAAAGTGACGAGTCTCAAGTCTTTGGTCTAGACGAGGATTTCATCTTTAGGGTAGAGCTGCAAAAGGGTGGAGTTGGCGGAAGAACTAGATAGAGTTTAAGGTCTGGTTGGTGCACACCCAAAATAGTGCATGTGATTATGGATACTGCTCTAGAGCAACTAGTCGCCACCATATGAAGAATTAGACCGAAGAACGTGTTCAATAAGAGATTGAGGCTATAGTATTTTAGTGTACAACTTCTTCTAAGTTgatggaggaagaagaggtCAATGTTATACCTAACATAGAAGCTTCTCATGATGTCATGGACCTCGAGTTCATACATTCATAGCCA
Proteins encoded:
- the LOC117637887 gene encoding uncharacterized protein LOC117637887, producing the protein MLLAVEGGGFFSSSASGYSKGLALLLLGQKNEDKPMRVSPWNQYQLVDQESDTDLQLASTKDRLSRGCASFVCFGRASAGLDTPSPLKVGPAQQQDILPGSLVSDKGKDHTADTDDDHNSIKVVLKSSLKKPSKRTPVSVESANEREALSETCSDTPDNAERRKVQWTDTCGSELVEIREFEPSELDGSDDEFDNGNERSCSCVIM